The genomic DNA TTGGGCCTACACGGTGAGATGGACTGCCGGGGATGTGATGTGCCGGGTGATGGCCTTCTTCCGCACGTTTGGCCTGTATCTTTCCAGCTTCATACTGATCTGCATATCGGTGGACAGGTGTGAAACGGCTTGGGTGCTTGTTGTGGTGAGGTGAACCTGCTAATCGATCGATTCTATTTGGCAGATACTTTGCTGTGCTGAAACCGTTGAAGGTACACGAACACCGTGGCGTACTGATGATTGCCGGAGCTTGGATAATGTCCGGTCTATGTAGTCTACCTCAGGTACAGCATAACTCCCAGTATTCCCTAGTATATCAGAAATGACTTAGGAGTTCGCTAATCCTTTACAGTCGTTCATCTTCCATTTGGAAGTGCATCCAAACATCACGGGATATCAGCAGTGCGTCACGTATCACTATTTCGAGGAGGAAATCTATCAAATCATTTACAACGTTATGGTGATGTGTTTGATGTACACCTTCCCGCTGATAGTGATCCTGTACTGCTACGGATCCATCTACTACGAAATATTTAGTCGCACAAACCCACGGAATTTAGGTAATTTAGGGACTGACTAGAGACGAAGGAAAGAGTTTGCTTTTAATAATAAAGCTTCCACTTGCAGAGAGCTTCCGGCGCTCCAGTATCGACGTGCTTGGTCGAGCAAAGCGGAAGACTTTACGGATGACCATAACGATCGTGATAGTGTTTGTGGTTTGCTGGACGCCTTACTACGTTATGTCTCTGTGGTACGTACCTCTTCGACTTAAGCCATTCTGGTGGCCACCTCTAATAATACTGTTtcacttcaacttcaaattACAGGTACTGGTTGGATAAGG from Anopheles stephensi strain Indian chromosome 2, UCI_ANSTEP_V1.0, whole genome shotgun sequence includes the following:
- the LOC118504544 gene encoding gonadotropin-releasing hormone receptor-like — translated: MMLEAMAHLKSNQRIEDHRNLADWSFYANESSGEEYYEMPIDMRFNSGHILSIMVYSTLMVFSATGNLTVLRILAQRKVRASSRINIMLAHLAIADLLVTFLMMPLEIGWAYTVRWTAGDVMCRVMAFFRTFGLYLSSFILICISVDRYFAVLKPLKVHEHRGVLMIAGAWIMSGLCSLPQSFIFHLEVHPNITGYQQCVTYHYFEEEIYQIIYNVMVMCLMYTFPLIVILYCYGSIYYEIFSRTNPRNLESFRRSSIDVLGRAKRKTLRMTITIVIVFVVCWTPYYVMSLWYWLDKESAKNVDQRIQKGLFLFASTNSCMNPVVYGVYNVRKKHTAKNHLKVQDKSCGSHLTMKV